One genomic segment of Bos javanicus breed banteng chromosome 23, ARS-OSU_banteng_1.0, whole genome shotgun sequence includes these proteins:
- the BTN2A2 gene encoding butyrophilin subfamily 2 member A2 isoform X2 — translation MLMEPVASLYFSLPGFLLFFHLLSSFAPISVQFTVLGPAYPILAVVGEDATLRCHLSPEKNAEDMEVRWFRTQFSPAVFVYKGRRERTDEQMEQYRGRITFVSEAISEGSVGLIIHNVTAHENGIYCCYFQEGRSYDEAIMHLTVTGLGSKPVIEMKSPEDGGIRLECTSAGWYPKPHAVWRGPHGETMPPLEEAYTVSADGLFLVTMAVIIRDHSVRNMSCSVSNTLLDQEKETVIFIPESFIPRTSPWMVALAVILPSLLLLIAGSIYLIKKLHLGKKILSMQKEAENEEKEIAQQLQEELRWRRNLLHAGERL, via the exons ATGCTTATGGAGCCAGTtgcttctctgtatttttccctgccaggcttccttctcttcttccacctCCTCAGCTCGTTTGCACCGATCTCAG TCCAGTTTACTGTCCTGGGACCAGCTTATCCAATCCTGGCCGTGGTGGGAGAAGACGCCACGTTACGCTGCCACCTGTCACCTGAGAAAAACGCTGAGGATATGGAGGTGCGATGGTTCCGGACGCAGTTTTCCCCTGCGGTGTTCGTGTAcaagggcaggagggagagaacAGACGAGCAGATGGAGCAATACCGGGGAAGAATAACTTTTGTGAGCGAAGCCATCAGCGAGGGGAGCgtggggctgatcatacacaacGTCACCGCCCACGAAAACGGCATCTACTGCTGTTATTTTCAAGAAGGCAGATCTTACGATGAGGCCATCATGCACCTAACAGTGACAG GCCTGGGCTCTAAACCCGTTATTGAAATGAAGAGCCCCGAGGATGGAGGTATCAGGCTGGAGTGTACATCTGCAGGGTGGTACCCAAAGCCCCACGCTGTGTGGAGGGGCCCTCATGGTGAGACCATGCCCCCCCTGGAAGAGGCTTACACTGTGAGTGCAGATGGGCTCTTCCTGGTCACCATGGCTGTGATCATCAGGGACCATTCAGTGAGGAACATGTCCTGCTCTGTCAGCAACACCCTGCTCGACCAGGAGAAGGAAACTGTGATTTTCATTCCAG AATCCTTTATTCCCAGAACATCTCCCTGGATGGTGGCCCTGGCGGTCATCCTGCCATCTCTGCTTCTCCTCATTGCTGGGAGCATCTATCTCATCAAGAAACTCCATCTGGGAAAAAAGATTCTGTCCATGCAAAAAGAggctgaaaatgaagagaaagaaattgcAC aGCAACTTCAAGAAGAATTGC GATGGAGAAGAAACCTCTTACATGCGGGTGAGCGCCTCTAA
- the LOC133236966 gene encoding LOW QUALITY PROTEIN: butyrophilin subfamily 3 member A2-like (The sequence of the model RefSeq protein was modified relative to this genomic sequence to represent the inferred CDS: inserted 2 bases in 1 codon; deleted 1 base in 1 codon; substituted 1 base at 1 genomic stop codon), producing the protein MVKGNLLSEDMSEFHAGSQKNPAGQISAPSSSSTHSPPSAGLFSKAGLRVAGDLDSSLPGSSIHADSPALMKMAWCLDFLPFHLLICLISDQLLTPCSAQFAVIGPPGHILVRVGEDAELPCHLSPKMSVETMELKWVRSSLRQVVFMYAHGKEVEDRQTAEYQGRTEILRDDITAGKAVLRIHNVRASDSGNYLCYFQDSNFYEKALLELKVAALGSDLHIQVMGHENGEIHQGCKSTSWYPQPQIQWXDAEGQNMPAVTAPPAADGAGLYAVTSSVIVKGGSGEGVSCIIRNPLLNQEKTARISIARFTEHFLCARNGDRQWELERSGEDWILKQRRMTKLGADPFFSRAQRWIIAFAGTLTVSLLLLAGAGYFLCLQRKEKETXFTEKERAKKEKETAWAEKEQEQRIKEMLQYELEWRKVQYITRGEKSQTYPEWKKALFQAEFLQRM; encoded by the exons ATGGTGAAAGGCAATCTTTTGTCTGAGGATATGTCTGAGTTTCATGCAGGCTCCCAAAAAAACCCAGCTGGACAAATTTCTGCTCCCAGCTCCTCCTCAACCCACTCACCTCCCTCTGCCGGCCTCTTCTCAAAGGCCGGTTTAAGAGTAGCAG GTGAtttggacagtagcctgccaggctcctccatccatgcagattctccag CACTGATGAAAATGGCTTGGTGCCTAGACTTCCTTCCATTTCACCTCCTTATCTGCCTCATCTCTGACCAACTGCTGACTCCTTGCTCAG CTCAGTTTGCTGTGATTGGACCCCCTGGCCACATTCTGGTCAGGGTGGGTGAAGACGCCGAGCTGCCCTGTCACCTGTCCCCAAAGATGAGCGTGGAGACCATGGAACTGAAGTGGGTGCGATCCAGCCTCAGGCAGGTGGTTTTCATGTATGCACATGGCAAGGAAGTGGAAGACAGACAGACGGCAGAGTACCAAGGGAGAACTGAGATTTTAAGAGATGACATCACTGCAGGGAAAGCTGTTCTCCGAATACACAACGTTAGAGCCTCTGACAGTGGAAACTACCTGTGCTAT TTCCAAGACAGCAACTTCTATGAGAAAGCCTTATTGGAGCTGAAGGTTGCAG CACTGGGCTCTGACCTTCACATTCAAGTGATGGGCCATGAGAATGGAGAGATCCACCAGGGGTGCAAGTCCACCAGCTGGTATCCCCAGCCCCAGATTCAGTGGTGAGATGCCGAGGGCCAGAACATGCCAGCTGTGACGGCACCTCCGGCTGCAGATGGAGCGGGCCTGTATGCAGTCACATCATCTGTAATTGTGAAAGGTGGCTCTGGGGAAGGGGTGTCCTGTATCATCAGAAATCCCCTCCTCAACCAGGAAAAGACAGCCCGGATTTCCATTGCAA GATTTACTGAGCATTTCCTATGTGCCAGGAATGGTGACAGGCAATGGGAACTGGAGAGAAGTGGCGAAGATTGGATCCTTAAGCAAAGACGAATGACAAAGTTGGGGGCAG ACCCCTTCTTCAGCAGGGCCCAGCGCTGGATCATTGCCTTTGCAGGGACCCTGACGGTCTCTCTGCTGCTTCTTGCTGGAGCTGGTTACTTCCTGTGtctacagaggaaagaaaaagagac aTTCACGGAGAAAGAAAGAgcgaaaaaggaaaaagaaacagcttGGGCAGAAAAGGAGCaagaacaaagaataaaag AGATGCTCCAGTATGAGCTCG agTGGAGAAAGGTCCAGTACATAACTC GTGGGGAGAAGTCTCAAACCTATCCAG AGTGGAAGAAGGCCCTCTTCCAAGCTG AATTTCTGCAGAGGatgtga